In the genome of Arachis stenosperma cultivar V10309 chromosome 6, arast.V10309.gnm1.PFL2, whole genome shotgun sequence, the window AGGGATTCGAAGAGAGGGTTGAAGGGAGAGGGATGGTGGTGAGGGAGTGGGTGGATCAACGGGAGATACTGAATGATGAGAGAGTGGGTGGGTATGTGAGCCACTGCGGGTGGAACTCGGTGTTGGAGAGCGTGTGCGGCGGGGTTCCGATGGTGGCGTGGCCGATGATGGCGGAGCAGCACGTGAACGCGAGGATGGTGGAGGAGGAGTTGAAGGTGGGGATTAGAATGGAGACGTGTGATGGGAGGGTGAGGGGGTTTGTGAAAAGAGAAGGGGTGAGCAAGTGTGTGAAGGAGTTGATGGAAGGGGAGAGAGGGATTCAGTTACGTCAGAATGTTAAGGTGTTGGCTCGGATGGCTAGGATGGCTGTTCAGGAAGGTGGTTCCTCTTGGTCAGCTTTAGACCATCTCATTCATGAGTTATGCTGGAAGAAGTAGAACAAAATATATGATTTATCTTCTATTCATTTTATTAAACATTTTTTATAGAcacaaattatttaatatatttatatttattattagttttatattatttttagtgtgttaagaaaaaaaattctatttatgTCGATATTATTgatagaaaaattaatttttacatcTTTATGAccttaataaaaaatttgagtgACTTGAACAAACCAAGGTAACCTCTAAACGTTCTAATTTATCCAAAATAGCTAAGGTATTGCTAACAAAGAGTGAAATTCAATCAAACAGTACGTTGTTCTACCTGGTCAAAAGAAGGAATTAGGAAGGGATGGTATCAAGTTCGAGAGGTTATCTATATGGATGCATGGTTGATTTGTGATAGGCGCAGTAATTAGTTGCTGGAAGACATGCAAATTAAAAGGACAGCAGCAATGATGCTGCCATTGTTGGATAGGAAGGAAACGCATAAGGTAGAAGCTGGTGATGAACAAAAGATGGTGATGCCAATTTATAATTGCAGGTGAATGTATGTATTCCACATTTCCACTAACAATTCTGTTTATTGATTTATTGCAACACTTAGTCCTCTcttaaaaaatgtatttttattatttatagcCTAAACAGTATGTGCAGGTGCAGTCTTATTTTAAAAacgtttgaatttttttatcatgCATTATATCTTACAAAATTAAATGGTTAAATAGAAACACTAAAATACTAtgtatttaacatatatttCTACGTTATTACGATTCTATTTTCTCCTATACGAtgtctatttatttatttagtacaTGGTCACTAATGTGGATATGTGGTTGATTTGAGATAAGCAATTAGGCGGCGAAAGAACAGTGATATATAAGCTACTATTGGGTAGGAAAGGAACTCCAGCGGTACAGataattctaagttcctaactGAACGAATGCACTAGGAAGACGGTGATGAACAGAACGAAGGTGATGTCAATCTATGTCTCAAACTTGTTTTAACACATTTAATGTTCAAATTCTAAAGACTTTCTCTTCAACTAAGTTACGAGTCTACGTTACTACTACAAATTGAAAGGGCAATTTGCCAGGACAACTTTTGTGGCTTCTCTTCATATGCTTCTTGGCCCCCTGACACCCTTCATCACATTTACTTTACCTCATTCAATCAAGTCCTATGAAGATAAATTCTCCTTTAAACTACCTTACATCTAAATGATCCAATAACATGTAAGTTTATTTTTCATTTGAACCATATTCAAGCGCTTACATCCAGAGAACACCCTTAAGGATAATTTCTCAACTTCAAAAACGTCATGATTATGCAAATTAAACCAACTAGACCATGTAACGTTTAGTATAGTTTTAACATAGTCCTTTTAAGGCTTATGCAAATCTCTACATTCTTATACTTCGGTTGACAATTTACAAAgtgaattttatatattttacaaCACTACGGTCTACTATTAATATAATGAACTTTACTAAAAAATCTTACAAGCATCACTAAAAAGCTTCTGACAAATGTAGAAATAAACCAAAATTTTCATGTCCAAGTATGATGATATggcaacaaaagaatcaatatgATACATAGTCTAAGTGCATTCATGTTTCTGGCTGGTGTCTAGTGACCTAACGCCAATATGTTACGAAGAAGATGCAAGTAGATTCATCATTGAAGACAAAGAACTAGGATTGTGAATTTTGATCACCGATACTAATCTATTTGTATATACCTTCTATATATCCAAGTCATAAAACTTCCTATATAGAATCAAGTtaaaactctttttctttttcgtttccttttccttttttttttcagcaCATGCTATTGCTAGCTGTGTTTGGATACTTGGCATCTTTgagaaaaaacaaaaacctTTTTGGTTGTGGAGATTGAAATAGATATCTTTCTTCTAACTCAAAGATAAAATCCAAATCTAACCTAAACTTCCTCACGATCTACAGAGAAGTCAGGTTCATCAGGCTTGAACAACTGTGGCACAGGATCACTGCCACGAAGCTTAGCTTTCCTTGTATTAGCCGCAAACCTTGAAGCCAAAATGGTTGTACTAATGTTCTGAACCTTTCTCACATTCCCTGGAGATGATGATGATCCTCCACTTTGATCCATTTCTCTGTCCTTCTCAGGGAGAGACATGTAAAAGTGTCCCTCCTTCAAAGACAACTCCCTCGCCGCTTTCCTCTTCTGATACTTTCGCCATGCGGCCTGTATGAAACAAGAAGCCCATGTCCTCCATTGCTGGGAGTAGTACCTAAACGCGTGCTGGAGTTTCTTGCTATGAAGCCGCTTGAATTGACTGGCCACGAACTTTAGATCCTCTGCTTCCAACGCGAAAGCTTCGACTTCTGATAAAGCTTTTACAGTTCGAGTAGAGGAAGGCAGGTTGAGGGTGGAATTTGGCATTAAGGCCCATGTCAACAGCTCCTCGCCGCAAAAGTCGCCAGGCCTAAGTGTGATGGAATTGTAGAAACCAGACCTTCCTCCATTGGTTGTGGAGCTCTCCAATTGTCCTCGAATTATGAACAACATTTCGTCCACCGGATCTCCCTCTCGGAATATATATGTGCCTTCTGTGCTTAATGATGACACCAGCCGTTCACAGATTGCATCAAGGAGCTGGTCATCCATTTGTGAGAAGAAAGGGACCTGTGGatacaaattaaaacaaaatcttACTCTGTATACTATGTATGACACACATTGATTGAGAAAAGAGAAAATACATACACGTCGAACAAGAGAAAGGCACAAGTGGTGTTGAATTTCACGACGGAGATCCAAAGGTAGATCAAGTAGTATGGACTCTTCATTCACTCCTCTGGTGGCAAGCCATTTATACTGAACAAAGCGACGAACGCGTTCCTGCAAGTCTGGAGGCAATTGGCGATGTCTCATCCATTGCTCAGTGTCATTCTTCCTAATCCTCCATTCTTCAAGTCTAACTGACATTGATTGCAAGTATGTCTAAACAATGGAGCACAAAAAAACTTGCATCTTATTTTCAGGtagcaaaaaatatatatggaCTAATAAAGAATGCATGAAAAACCGGATGGTTTTGTTACCTGCATGTTTCCAATCAAAAGACAAAACAGAATTAATCCAGCAAGACATAAGAAGATGCAGAAAAATGTCTCTGGGAGGTATGTGGTTGTGTCCAAATTCTGTCCATACGAgctaagagaaaaaaaaaaaaaaaggacagACTGAAAGTTAAAAGTGATAATCATTAGCAAAAATTGTTAAACTTCAAAAGATTTTTGCTACAAAGACAAATACTAGAATTTAGACATTTTCATCCACATAAATACACTTTATGGATCCTTGTATAACAAAAATTAGTAATGTTTGGTTGATATAAACTTGAGTTTGCAATAGTAGTAAAATATAGCAGCAGCATACCTTAAATTTCTTAATCCCCACCAAAGACAATAGAAGTATCTTTCCACAAAGTTAGTAGTAACAACATCATTGAGAAAAGCATCTGCAAACATGCCAAACTTATACTTGACGTTGAGCTTGGCCTTGGGATCGCATCTGTTAATAACTTGAGTGACATTTAGCCAGTGTTGCCTTGCAGGTAAACTCACACTGTTACAATCAAGAAAAGTAGGCAAGCAAGTTATGGTTTTTGATCTATTCTCTCTTTCGCACTCTGCTTTCCAGCAGTTGAATTGTCTCCCAATTGAGGACAGATACCACGTTGCTCCTGTAATCTGTTTCACATTTCATGTTtcaacaacaaaattattaaattatcaaaaagaaAGAGGTGCATGCTTTAATCATTTCACTGGTGATCTTACATGACTAGCTAGCATGTAGAGAAGAAGATTGTATGCGGCTGCAATCCAGGGGGTTTTGGCAATAACGCCAGTGGTTTTCGTGATACGCTGGTTCAAAGGGAAGATAAGAAAGAGCCTGGGAATATACTGAATTAGAACAAAGAGTGCAAGAGTGTTGTTGGCATGATCCGTTGTTGAAGAACTACTTGCTGGAATCACCAACCAAATCACAATCTGCATTGTGTGACCAAAAGAAAATAAGTTAAGCTCTGAAAAGTCGTTCATATtgtaaagaaaaagaaaattgacaTGCCTGGGGCAAAGGAATAGTGGCGGCAAGGTCGATTACAAAATCGGACTTCAAGTAGCGCATGGCGATTTCGTGAGGGTCCATGACAAGGTCACCGCGGCCGAAGACTCTAGAATTGGGGGCGACGAAGGCGGTGCGGAACTTCAAGACCATGTGGAGGATGTAGAAGAGATCGGCAAAGGTTCGCATAATGGTGACGATGATGCTGAGTCTGGGGTCCGCCTTGAGGCAAGCGGTGCCACCCACCGTGGGGAGGAAGAAGTAAAGAGGGTCCACGAAGAGAGCGAGGAGACTTGCCACGAGGAACACCCTGTTCCAATACGCAACTATGTCGCTGTCCGGGTCTAGGATCTGGTAGCGCCATAGGATCTGGAATGCGTTCTCCTCGTCAGAGTTGGCGGTGTTTCTAGTTCTTGATCGGAGTCGCCCGAACTGGCGGAACTTTGACGCCGGCGTCGAAATTATTCTATACATCTTCCATGGCGGATTCCGGGGTTAACGGATTCCGCTGGCCAACCTTAAGCGCCGGGAGTATAGTTACTGATGAAGCAATGGAGCGATATTGAGAGATAAATGGGGTTAAtttgatatggtagagaagaagctaagaggaggaggaggaagaagaagaagggaatgAGGATTATTGGGGGAAGGCAAGGGAGTAGGAGAGAATGGAAAAAATGGTGGTGATGATGTGGTAGGGGCTATTTTTTAACGTTGAGAAATAAAATGCGGGGAACTAGAGGAATTGCGCGAACGTAGGGGAATACATCAACATGTTGCATGCATATTGCTTCATAGAATGGAAGAGACTAGACAAGACAAGACAACGTCCATTATCTTTCAACTTTTTTCCTGCTGCATACTAAAAATTgccatttttgtttttttaattatttggttCTGAAAAATTATCGTTCTTCTTTCCATGCACTATCATTGGGCAAGTATTTGTGACATCTttctataatattatttatttatttatttttatgttacagtggaaattaaattaaatttatatacttgcaacatatttttttagtgttttagAAGGTTATtacataattttattaaatgcAAAATGACTAAAggaaaaatcttttaaattgtCTTATTAACAAGTGTTCTAATGTcactttttaattaaaaataggGTAAAGTACTAATTGGTCCTATATGTTTGGGCGTAATCATGTTTTAGTCCTTAAAGTTTAAAATGttttatttgaatccaaaaaaaaagtttcatttaatttcaatATAGTCGTCTCAGCGTGaagtcaaagttaaataattaacaaaatgtcCTACATGATAGCAGTACAAGAACAAAGTCGATAATTTGGAGAATATAAACTacagaaaaacaaaatcaaccataaatgcattaatacatttatttatcattctttttataatttaaataaaatattttttataaaactaaGCAGAAGgataaattttacataaaaacttaaataaataCAGCATGGAAGATCTTCAATGACACGGTATCTAGCCAGCGTTACTTCTAAGATTCTTGTTAGGATTTAAGAAACCACAGACCAATATGATACATTGTCACGAAGATAGTTTCATCAAAGGATGTCCACTTTATTCTGGCTTTTATTACCATTTATCAAGAAGCATGATTGACAAGCTAAATGATAATGAATAGCCAATGTAATTCACCTTAAAAAGGAATATTAATGTCATGCAACTTAGCATGTTGACATTGCAATCCAAAATGCTTGAGATCTAAAAAAGGAAGATCCGGGGCTTCGATCAATGTTATTAGTTCCCACTTCCCACTTTGATGCATAAAGAACAACAGGGGAGAAGAGGTTTTCTCTAGGAGATTTCAAAGAGAAAATTTCATTGtattatttagttaaaaattgtACAGACATTAAATCTTGAAGAAAATTGAAAATGTCCAAACATAAAAGTAAAGCTGTTCCTCAAAAATCCCTTTGCATGAATTCAGAACCAACTTAAGCATTTCCCAACACTAGTATCTATACCTAAATTGTAAGAAAAATTGCCACAATGATATTTTCCTTAACCATCTGAGATCTTCacattttaaaattcttttcaaGATGCTACGGACAGGCCAGGAGCTTGGAACCAACATTGAAATGCCTACTTATTGCCCCAGATGAAGGCTAAGGAAACAGCTCAGATTATTCAATCGCAAAGAAGGAGAAACAAACGCAACAACAAAGATAATCATACTCATCAATAATAAtacatttctaattttttaaacttattgactattattgaatttttaaacAACATTGACTATTGAATTTACATACATGGCTACTTCAAATCAATAGAAAGAGGAGGAGGGAAAAAATGCAGCAACAAcaatagtaataaaaaaatgacaATAAAGGTGAAACACgcgaagaaaaagaagaaaaaacataaagaaaaaggaagatgaGGAAGAGGAACGCAGGATATAAAGAGAAAGAAACTGTGATTTTACACGCGCGTCATGTAAGTGACTCGTATGCTAAAAAGACTTGTACGTATAGCAATACTAACATAATATTGgatatttaataatttaccAACCTAATACTGATCCATGCGAAGCTCGTGTTCGGCTTGGTTCAAGCCCTATATTGATCATATACTCTAACTAACCTATCTTATTTGTCCTTGTAATTGATTTTTCCTAAATTAAATGTTTTAACCTGCACActctttctttcttatttttcttgtcatttttCTCCCTGCTTGTACGCCCACAAGCTAACCATAAGAATTCAGAGAATGATAAAATCAGAGGAAATTAAAGCAAGGGATTAGCAAATTGCATACTATAAATCTAAGCATTgtaataccaaaaaaaaattatagcatTGTAAAGTTTAAACAGTTTTACAGATTACAAAATTGATTCAAACATGAGTACATGACATATAATGCATGAGAAATGTTAGAGGATCATCACAAAGCAAGGATAGAGTATTTTTGATAATGTATAGAGTGGGTAATGTTAATTAAACAGACAACACTCCATCACCTCGTACCAGAGAcacctctttcttggatcttatTTTCTTACAATCAACATAGTAAACTACAAAGCATACCCACTTGAAGACATTTGTGAAGCCAAACAACACAACATGAACCACCAAAACCCAAATTTTACTTCCTCCACCATTCAAAGCTAAGAATACATACATTACTCGCAAGATTACTCTCCAAAGAACAAAGCCAGCCATCAAGAAGATTCCAGTTCGGCGATTATCTCCGCTAAGATATGATGAGATCACAATTGCCACGTCGCCTTCTTTCTCTTCCAAGATCGAAATCACGACGCCCATGTCCCAAACAGCGAGCCACTCCAGATATTTCCCCAGCATTGCAACAAACATAATCAAGAATATGATCATGAACAAAGGAGAAGTAGTGCCCATAACATAAACATATAACAGCAATGAACATAGCCCCAGCAAGGACACCGAGGCGAAAAGCATAGCGTAGATTGAAGTGATCAGAGGTCCTTTAAGCCTTGCGTCCATGACATGTTTGGTGAACATTTCTTTAAGAGATGAATCCGCCTTGTGCCCTGCATAAAGTAGCGACGATGAATTCACCGTGGCGATTGTGCTGAATAGGTCGCACAAATGGAGGATTCCTATGTGGGACAGAACCAGAATCACTAGTTTCTGAGAAATTTTGCCAATTAAATAATCAAGATTGGTTACATGTGTCCACTCAACCCAACTCAGGTGAGAGCAGAGTATGCAATCACTTTCCATTTTAGCTTCAGCTTCAGCTTCTTCCCGCAACACTTTGGCAGCTTCGATTATTGTTTGCGTAAACATGCTTTCGTAGATGGATAGAGAGTAAAGCAGAGGAAGCAAAGTGAGGCAGGTGAAGATGATGAAATTGAGATTTTTGAAAGGGATTTTCGCAGCTTCTTTCAGGATCCCAAAGAATCCAAGTTTCTCTTTCAATAATATTTGGTTACTTATAATACTCTCCATCTCCTTCCAAAAGCTATGAGGCTTTTCTTCTCCCAAGTTAAATGGAGTTTAGGTTAAAGGGTCTCTGGTTTTTGAAGCCTTATTTGGGTTTTAGAAATTGTGTAAGTACGAAGAAGTTGACTTGAGCGGATTATAAAGTTAGTCAACGCCCAACAAGAAATTTCGccagaaaaatattagaaaaatattcgaatttattatttttttattattatttattaatttaatttttttattattttatatttttaaacattaataactttataatatctaaaaataataattttgataACAATAATGCTAAGAAattattagtatattttgtaatttgtatattaattaattattattaatatttttaataatataagattatatttaataatataaaattatatatttttttaataattaaatactgattaaatttaataaaaatactaattttaaaattttttctttgaataattttctgacatttctcattttttatgatattattTGACGCTGGAACGTTGGGGGAGTTTTGATGGTTCAGATTATTTCTCTTACTGTGCCTTTAGTCAACATTCATGTGATAatgttaataaaataaaagaaaggttggaatattattattatcatcatcatcatgtaTGGCTATTATTGTGAGACCATGGATATTATGTTATTTTGTAacacttaaataaaaaaagtattacTAAAATGAagacaatattttttatattttaaaaatatttttaatttaaaaataaaaaaataatttaattttaataatacttTTTAAAGTGTTGTGAAAATTATATACTATAATAATCAGTATATAACAATAACCATATActcccatatataatatatatatatatatatatatatatatatatatatatatatatatatatatatatatatatgagagaGGGGGATCAAAATGAAAATGTACTAATTTAAGTAAATATTACACtatcaaataattttatgtcaattcaaaattgtttaatataattttatatatatttaaaaattaatataatatatttgttgaaaacatgaaaaaaaataaaggtacttttattatttatttattgctatccaatttcattaaaatttaatatagaTGATCTATAGAAGAGTATCGAAACTCtagaaaaaaaaacttttaaaataaaaagatttataaaataaaataaataattaattactattAAATTCATTACTTTTATGTGTAAATTCCTTTACTTATTTCAAAtgtaattagatttttattttcatatgtTATCAACTTTCtcaatttatttagaatattttgaCTATAGTATTTTTGTAAGAATTTTGTCGAGTAAATGGTCAAATTAGTCTCCGAAAGATCActcatttttaaattagttttcgaaagatatttttaatcaaattcgtctttcaaagattttaaattagtcatttTAGTTTTTTCATCACTTCCATTGCTAACAGCGTCAAAATTTGTTGATGTGACACATTAAGTGACATACACCATAATACAAACCTAGTAGTCTCAATTGGCAACTAATATGAtaagtttatgaaattagatcaaataaACTTCAAATTGAGGAATTTCAATGCCTCAAGTTCTTCTCTTAATTAgattttgatttgatataatttcataaatttatcatattaataatcaattaaaactCTTGTACTATTACTTAACATGTCATATTAACAAATTTTGGCACCGTCaacaaaaaaaatgacaaaaaaattaacgtaattaatttaaaatttttaaagaataaatttgattaaaaaatttgttgagactaatttaaaaaacaaataattttttaaaaataaatttaaccaTTTGCTCAAAATAATTTGGATGGCACAACACAGGAGAAGCCATATCCATGGGAATCCACTAAAAAAACTGAGTAATAGATTTGTCTTCTCTAGTT includes:
- the LOC130934679 gene encoding cyclic nucleotide-gated ion channel 18, producing MYRIISTPASKFRQFGRLRSRTRNTANSDEENAFQILWRYQILDPDSDIVAYWNRVFLVASLLALFVDPLYFFLPTVGGTACLKADPRLSIIVTIMRTFADLFYILHMVLKFRTAFVAPNSRVFGRGDLVMDPHEIAMRYLKSDFVIDLAATIPLPQIVIWLVIPASSSSTTDHANNTLALFVLIQYIPRLFLIFPLNQRITKTTGVIAKTPWIAAAYNLLLYMLASHITGATWYLSSIGRQFNCWKAECERENRSKTITCLPTFLDCNSVSLPARQHWLNVTQVINRCDPKAKLNVKYKFGMFADAFLNDVVTTNFVERYFYCLWWGLRNLSSYGQNLDTTTYLPETFFCIFLCLAGLILFCLLIGNMQTYLQSMSVRLEEWRIRKNDTEQWMRHRQLPPDLQERVRRFVQYKWLATRGVNEESILLDLPLDLRREIQHHLCLSLVRRVPFFSQMDDQLLDAICERLVSSLSTEGTYIFREGDPVDEMLFIIRGQLESSTTNGGRSGFYNSITLRPGDFCGEELLTWALMPNSTLNLPSSTRTVKALSEVEAFALEAEDLKFVASQFKRLHSKKLQHAFRYYSQQWRTWASCFIQAAWRKYQKRKAARELSLKEGHFYMSLPEKDREMDQSGGSSSSPGNVRKVQNISTTILASRFAANTRKAKLRGSDPVPQLFKPDEPDFSVDREEV
- the LOC130932905 gene encoding uncharacterized protein LOC130932905, producing the protein MESIISNQILLKEKLGFFGILKEAAKIPFKNLNFIIFTCLTLLPLLYSLSIYESMFTQTIIEAAKVLREEAEAEAKMESDCILCSHLSWVEWTHVTNLDYLIGKISQKLVILVLSHIGILHLCDLFSTIATVNSSSLLYAGHKADSSLKEMFTKHVMDARLKGPLITSIYAMLFASVSLLGLCSLLLYVYVMGTTSPLFMIIFLIMFVAMLGKYLEWLAVWDMGVVISILEEKEGDVAIVISSYLSGDNRRTGIFLMAGFVLWRVILRVMYVFLALNGGGSKIWVLVVHVVLFGFTNVFKWVCFVVYYVDCKKIRSKKEVSLVRGDGVLSV